One genomic segment of Candidatus Bathyarchaeota archaeon includes these proteins:
- a CDS encoding ABC transporter permease, whose product MSEIRGFYTLWLREVKRFIRDRTRLITSFVQPLLWLVIFSAAFNARFTLPEGLSYQQVILPGIVGQTLLFTAMFMGINVIWDREFGFMKEILVAPVSRLTLFLGKMVGDSTDAMFQGLIVFVIGIAIGVPINPIAILYALPIMILVTFGMVSIGLTIASFMGNLEGFGAIQTFVNLPIFFLSGALFPLKGGNLPEWLTTIAAGNPLTYGVDALRQVVLGDAWMPLAIQPLWVDLGVVALFDLVMIGIGTWAFSKMK is encoded by the coding sequence ATGAGTGAAATCCGCGGATTTTACACGCTTTGGCTGCGGGAAGTCAAACGCTTTATCCGTGACAGAACCCGCCTCATAACCAGTTTTGTTCAGCCGCTGCTTTGGCTGGTGATTTTCAGCGCTGCCTTCAACGCAAGATTCACTCTGCCTGAAGGTTTAAGTTATCAGCAAGTGATTTTGCCCGGTATTGTGGGTCAAACCCTGCTTTTCACGGCTATGTTTATGGGTATTAACGTGATTTGGGATCGAGAATTTGGTTTCATGAAGGAAATCCTTGTTGCGCCTGTGTCGCGGTTGACGCTGTTTTTGGGCAAGATGGTTGGTGACAGCACAGATGCAATGTTTCAAGGCTTAATCGTCTTTGTAATCGGCATAGCCATCGGAGTCCCCATTAACCCCATAGCAATCCTCTACGCATTACCCATCATGATACTGGTCACCTTTGGCATGGTCAGCATCGGCTTAACAATCGCCAGCTTCATGGGCAACCTCGAAGGCTTTGGCGCAATCCAAACATTCGTAAACTTGCCCATCTTCTTTTTGAGCGGTGCACTGTTCCCTCTAAAAGGCGGGAATCTACCCGAATGGTTAACCACAATCGCCGCAGGCAACCCCCTCACTTACGGCGTAGATGCATTAAGACAGGTGGTTTTGGGTGATGCTTGGATGCCGCTTGCGATTCAGCCCTTGTGGGTGGATTTAGGCGTGGTTGCCCTCTTTGATTTGGTTATGATTGGCATTGGCACTTGGGCATTTTCAAAAATGAAATAA
- a CDS encoding rubrerythrin family protein: protein MMDFKGSQTEKNLLASFAGESQARNRYTFFASVAKKEGYEQISAIFEETAANEKEHAKLFFKHLQGGVATITAEYPAGVIASTADNLKAAAEGEKLEWTTLYPDFAAVAEKEGFLDVANTFRMVAQAETAHERRYNKLLENINTGKVFKKDAPIKWKCRNCGMVVEGTEAPDKCPTCAHPQSFFEVWVENY, encoded by the coding sequence ATTATGGATTTTAAGGGTAGCCAAACAGAAAAAAACCTCCTCGCATCCTTTGCAGGAGAATCCCAAGCAAGAAACCGTTATACATTCTTTGCCAGCGTAGCCAAAAAAGAGGGTTACGAGCAGATTTCAGCCATCTTTGAAGAAACCGCAGCCAACGAAAAAGAGCATGCCAAACTGTTCTTTAAACATCTACAGGGAGGCGTTGCAACCATTACTGCTGAGTATCCCGCAGGCGTAATTGCCTCAACAGCTGACAACCTCAAAGCTGCAGCAGAAGGCGAAAAACTGGAATGGACCACACTATACCCAGATTTTGCTGCTGTTGCTGAGAAAGAGGGCTTTTTGGATGTAGCGAACACTTTTAGGATGGTTGCGCAGGCAGAAACCGCTCATGAACGCCGCTACAACAAACTGCTTGAAAACATCAACACAGGCAAAGTCTTCAAGAAAGACGCACCGATTAAGTGGAAGTGCCGAAACTGCGGCATGGTCGTTGAAGGCACAGAAGCACCAGACAAGTGCCCAACATGTGCACATCCGCAATCATTCTTTGAAGTTTGGGTAGAAAACTACTAA
- a CDS encoding ATP-binding cassette domain-containing protein: protein MPYTIQTRQLTKIYNAFNAVDQLDIEVETGEIFGLLGPNGAGKTTTISMLCTILKPTSGSATVNGFDIVREANKVRKSIGIVFQDPSVDDRLTGRENLYMHANLYGVLPSEQKERIGRILKLVELEDRADDLLRTYSGGMRRRLELGRGLIHYPKVLFLDEPTVGLDPQTRDHIWKYIKELKEAHDITVVLTTHYMDEADRLSDRIAIMDKGKIVVLDTPSKLKEALEGDVVIVRANQPEKLSALASKWLGFSQSSIIDGAVEFTVHNGKAAMPRIMELASQNGIYVEYLLLREPNLEDVFLHYTGRTIRQDTAKELHGFAAARRRSIK from the coding sequence ATGCCCTATACAATCCAAACCCGTCAACTCACCAAAATCTACAACGCTTTTAATGCAGTTGACCAATTAGACATCGAAGTGGAAACAGGCGAAATTTTTGGATTACTTGGACCCAACGGTGCAGGCAAAACCACCACTATCAGCATGCTCTGCACGATTCTAAAACCAACCTCGGGTTCAGCAACAGTAAACGGGTTTGACATTGTACGGGAAGCTAACAAAGTCCGCAAGTCCATCGGCATAGTCTTTCAAGACCCAAGTGTCGACGACCGCCTAACAGGACGGGAGAACCTGTATATGCACGCAAACCTCTACGGCGTACTTCCATCTGAGCAGAAAGAACGCATAGGGCGCATCCTTAAACTTGTGGAGCTTGAGGATAGGGCTGATGATTTGTTGCGGACGTATTCAGGTGGTATGCGTAGGCGATTAGAGCTTGGACGCGGCTTAATCCATTACCCCAAAGTGCTATTTCTGGATGAGCCAACCGTGGGTTTGGACCCTCAAACGCGCGACCACATCTGGAAATACATCAAAGAACTAAAAGAAGCCCACGACATCACCGTAGTGCTAACCACACATTACATGGATGAAGCTGACAGGCTCAGCGACCGCATAGCCATCATGGACAAAGGAAAAATCGTGGTGCTAGACACGCCTTCTAAACTTAAAGAAGCTCTTGAAGGTGACGTAGTGATTGTAAGGGCAAACCAGCCTGAAAAGTTATCGGCGTTGGCTTCTAAATGGCTGGGTTTTTCACAATCCAGCATAATTGATGGCGCTGTCGAGTTTACTGTGCACAATGGCAAAGCAGCCATGCCTAGAATCATGGAGTTGGCAAGTCAAAACGGCATTTACGTGGAATACCTTTTGCTTCGTGAACCCAACTTGGAAGATGTGTTTTTGCATTACACGGGCAGAACCATAAGGCAAGACACAGCTAAGGAACTGCACGGATTCGCCGCGGCAAGACGGAGGAGTATTAAATGA
- a CDS encoding iron-sulfur cluster assembly protein: protein MTELETKVRQAVGNVQDPETGQTFEEMQMIHSVKETAPGEVSVEFVPTSPFCPIAFKLAKDLKAAAVTVEGLKKVQVFCRGHVMEQQINDMTNKE from the coding sequence ATGACCGAGCTTGAAACTAAAGTGCGGCAAGCCGTAGGTAACGTGCAAGACCCCGAAACTGGGCAAACTTTTGAGGAAATGCAGATGATTCACAGCGTCAAAGAAACCGCGCCCGGCGAAGTCTCCGTAGAGTTCGTGCCCACCAGCCCGTTCTGCCCTATTGCGTTTAAGCTTGCCAAAGACCTCAAAGCCGCCGCAGTCACGGTTGAGGGGTTAAAGAAGGTTCAGGTTTTCTGCCGTGGACACGTAATGGAGCAGCAGATTAACGATATGACAAACAAAGAATAA
- a CDS encoding 2TM domain-containing protein produces MSSDEQLRQKARERAGAKLSFYIHAAVYAAVNTLLFLIWFFTGGLSTFPWFLFPLVFWGIGLAAHYMTSFTYLGYYDRMTEEEYQRLKKEQEKQH; encoded by the coding sequence TTGAGTTCAGATGAACAATTACGGCAAAAAGCGCGAGAGCGAGCAGGTGCTAAACTCTCATTCTACATCCATGCCGCCGTTTATGCGGCTGTGAACACGTTGCTGTTTCTTATATGGTTCTTTACAGGCGGATTAAGTACGTTTCCATGGTTTTTGTTTCCACTGGTGTTTTGGGGCATCGGGCTTGCAGCACATTACATGACCTCGTTTACGTACTTAGGATATTATGACCGCATGACCGAGGAAGAATATCAAAGACTAAAAAAAGAACAAGAAAAACAACACTAA
- a CDS encoding glycosyltransferase family 2 protein, producing the protein MVLTQDSATNNSAVTQNVFTSNCTPIRKDQVTIVIPVKNEELAISKVIDELLSEGYQNILVIDGYSTDNTLNIIKEKSGVQFIHQHGRGKTGAVKTAIDNVATPYMLVIDGDFTYPAKDIWKLLAHCHIYSQVIGVRDRKNISYIHRFGNKVITQAFNLLFSANLSDVCSGMYLLNTEVARQLELSSKGFITEVEIAAQTAARYNITEVPIGYRQRIGKGKLSTWNGFGILSALVKLSWKHNPVLLFSALASTAIIPATGILGWVIFRQSTVGIWHSGWALVGVLLLLFAAQAIAVAATSALIKRMEQRITQRLAKKGFLN; encoded by the coding sequence GTGGTTTTAACCCAAGACTCTGCAACTAACAATTCTGCTGTGACCCAAAACGTTTTCACATCTAACTGCACGCCCATCAGGAAAGACCAAGTAACCATAGTTATCCCTGTTAAAAACGAAGAATTAGCCATCAGCAAAGTAATAGATGAACTACTGTCAGAAGGCTACCAGAACATTCTGGTCATTGATGGGTACTCAACCGACAACACCCTAAACATCATAAAAGAAAAAAGTGGCGTACAATTCATTCACCAGCATGGCAGAGGCAAAACAGGTGCAGTAAAAACCGCCATAGACAACGTCGCAACACCCTACATGCTTGTTATTGACGGAGACTTCACCTACCCAGCTAAAGACATCTGGAAACTGCTTGCACACTGCCACATATACTCTCAGGTAATAGGTGTACGTGACAGAAAAAATATCAGTTATATCCACAGATTTGGGAATAAAGTAATCACACAAGCCTTCAATCTGCTGTTTAGCGCAAACCTTTCCGATGTATGCTCAGGTATGTATCTTCTAAATACTGAAGTAGCACGGCAGCTTGAACTTAGCTCCAAAGGCTTCATAACTGAAGTGGAGATCGCTGCTCAAACCGCTGCACGATACAATATAACAGAAGTTCCTATTGGATATAGACAACGGATAGGTAAAGGTAAACTCTCTACTTGGAATGGCTTTGGGATTCTTAGTGCATTAGTTAAATTGTCTTGGAAACATAATCCCGTCTTACTATTCTCCGCTCTTGCCAGCACAGCAATTATACCAGCAACAGGTATACTTGGCTGGGTTATCTTTCGTCAATCCACTGTAGGCATCTGGCATAGCGGCTGGGCACTAGTGGGTGTCCTTTTACTACTTTTTGCAGCGCAAGCTATTGCAGTTGCAGCCACATCTGCTTTGATAAAACGGATGGAACAAAGAATCACTCAGCGCCTAGCCAAAAAAGGCTTCCTTAATTGA
- a CDS encoding AAA family ATPase → MTTLPAEKLRRACDANFMHCESTKDLTPISEIIGQERAVRALQFGLNIKNHGFNIYVAGYSGTGRKTAVKNFVEELAQKQPVPSDWCYVNNFGNQYEPKAIRLPAGKGKEFKDSMKSFIDSIKSALPKAFESEDYASKRAATVKELERQRAALIDQLNSKAQAEGFVIQTTPIGLLLIPIVNGKPLNEEEIAALPQNIKEKLQEKRDKLEGDLRNTMRQLIDMERKIREALKKLNREVALYAIGTQIDSMLEKYTETDEVTEYLKEVQKDILDNLQQFTKQNEPKQQFPFAIPWMKEEPYKKYEVNVVIDNSETKGAPVIMETNPTYHNLLGRTEKEAQFGALTTDFNMIRAGAVHKANGGYLIVPVEDLLRSPFAYDGLKRDIRDQKMYIEEPEERYGFISVKTLKPQPIPMATKVILIGNPEIYQLMFSMDQDFRELFKVKAEFDTTMPRTTENEQQYGAFVCALCEKEKLKHLNGAALAKLIEYSSRLAQDQYKLTTHFSAIADVIREANFYAEQDKTDLIIGVQVKKAIEEKIYRSKLIQEKIQEMIKRGFFLIDTVDQKTGQVNGLAVSGLGDFMFGTPSRVTASIGLGKEGVIDIEREAKTGGPIHTKGVLILSGYINDKYTKDKPLSLSARLVFEQNYGGVEGDSASSTELYAMLSALSGLPIKQNIAVTGSVNQKGEVQAIGGVNEKIEGFFEVCRAKGFTGKQGVMIPDSNIQNLMLKEEIIEAVKAGQFSIYSAKTIDEGIEILTGTKAGEREADGTFEEGTVNYLVDKQLKAMADKLKEFPLFETQKRA, encoded by the coding sequence ATGACTACTTTACCAGCAGAAAAACTTAGGCGAGCCTGTGATGCTAATTTTATGCACTGTGAATCCACCAAAGATTTAACTCCAATAAGCGAAATCATTGGTCAAGAAAGAGCCGTCAGAGCCTTACAGTTTGGATTAAACATCAAAAACCACGGGTTCAACATTTACGTGGCAGGCTACTCGGGGACAGGAAGAAAAACAGCAGTTAAAAATTTTGTTGAAGAGCTAGCTCAAAAACAGCCCGTGCCTTCAGATTGGTGTTATGTGAACAATTTTGGTAATCAATATGAGCCTAAAGCCATCAGGTTGCCAGCGGGTAAAGGCAAAGAGTTCAAGGATTCGATGAAGAGTTTTATTGACAGTATAAAATCGGCGTTACCTAAAGCTTTTGAAAGTGAAGATTATGCATCCAAAAGAGCTGCAACCGTTAAAGAACTGGAACGGCAAAGAGCCGCCCTTATTGACCAGTTAAACTCAAAAGCCCAAGCGGAAGGCTTTGTTATTCAAACCACCCCAATTGGTTTACTTCTTATTCCAATTGTAAATGGGAAGCCGTTAAATGAGGAAGAAATCGCAGCACTGCCTCAAAACATCAAAGAAAAGCTTCAAGAAAAACGTGACAAGCTAGAAGGCGATTTACGTAACACCATGCGGCAACTCATTGACATGGAGCGAAAAATCCGTGAAGCACTCAAAAAGCTCAACCGCGAAGTTGCCCTCTACGCGATTGGAACCCAAATCGACAGCATGCTTGAAAAGTACACAGAAACTGATGAGGTTACAGAGTATCTAAAAGAAGTTCAAAAAGATATTTTGGATAATTTACAGCAGTTTACCAAGCAAAATGAGCCCAAGCAGCAATTTCCATTTGCTATACCGTGGATGAAAGAAGAACCCTACAAAAAATATGAAGTAAACGTGGTTATTGACAATTCTGAAACCAAAGGCGCGCCAGTTATTATGGAAACAAACCCTACATACCACAACCTTCTGGGAAGAACCGAAAAAGAAGCCCAGTTTGGCGCGTTGACAACAGATTTTAATATGATACGTGCAGGAGCCGTCCATAAGGCCAATGGCGGATACCTCATTGTGCCCGTTGAGGATTTGCTACGTAGCCCATTTGCTTATGATGGCCTTAAACGGGATATCAGGGACCAAAAAATGTACATTGAAGAACCAGAAGAACGCTACGGGTTCATCAGTGTTAAAACCCTAAAACCTCAACCAATTCCCATGGCAACTAAAGTGATTTTGATTGGCAACCCCGAAATTTACCAGTTAATGTTTAGCATGGACCAAGATTTCCGAGAACTCTTCAAGGTTAAAGCCGAATTTGACACAACAATGCCTAGAACAACTGAAAATGAGCAGCAATACGGCGCTTTTGTGTGTGCTCTTTGTGAAAAAGAGAAACTAAAACATCTTAATGGGGCAGCATTGGCTAAACTTATTGAGTACAGTTCAAGACTAGCTCAAGACCAATACAAGCTAACCACGCATTTCTCCGCCATCGCTGACGTCATCAGAGAAGCAAACTTTTATGCGGAACAAGACAAAACCGACCTGATTATAGGAGTCCAGGTAAAGAAAGCTATTGAAGAAAAAATTTACCGCTCAAAACTAATCCAAGAAAAAATTCAAGAAATGATAAAACGTGGCTTCTTTTTGATTGACACCGTTGACCAGAAAACTGGACAGGTTAATGGTTTAGCGGTTTCAGGATTGGGAGACTTCATGTTCGGCACGCCCTCTCGCGTGACAGCAAGCATCGGTTTAGGCAAGGAAGGCGTGATTGATATTGAAAGAGAAGCAAAAACAGGCGGTCCAATCCACACCAAAGGCGTCCTTATCCTAAGCGGCTACATCAACGACAAGTACACCAAAGACAAGCCACTGAGTCTCTCAGCGCGGCTGGTTTTTGAACAGAACTACGGCGGAGTAGAAGGTGACAGCGCATCAAGCACGGAACTCTATGCTATGCTCTCAGCTCTTAGCGGGTTACCCATTAAGCAAAATATTGCTGTAACGGGCTCGGTTAACCAGAAAGGTGAGGTTCAGGCAATTGGCGGTGTGAACGAGAAAATTGAGGGTTTCTTTGAAGTTTGTAGAGCTAAAGGCTTCACAGGTAAGCAGGGCGTGATGATTCCAGACAGTAACATTCAAAATCTTATGCTTAAAGAAGAAATAATTGAAGCAGTGAAAGCAGGGCAATTCAGCATTTACTCAGCTAAAACTATTGATGAAGGCATTGAAATTCTCACAGGCACCAAAGCTGGCGAACGTGAAGCAGATGGAACCTTTGAGGAAGGCACCGTGAATTATCTTGTAGATAAGCAGCTTAAGGCTATGGCAGATAAACTCAAAGAGTTCCCCCTCTTTGAAACCCAGAAAAGAGCATAA
- a CDS encoding endonuclease domain-containing protein — protein sequence MSYKRHMHPTVSKAEIDVFKALSAQGLTGGMLTQKPIILKSTIPDFCWPEKKKVVYLDGIPVHKKDKQLEHDEEVTDLLELQGWDVLRIRYDPPLTEKECAKVIAQIKKFINFDEEEIE from the coding sequence TTGAGTTACAAACGTCACATGCATCCAACAGTTAGCAAAGCAGAAATAGACGTGTTCAAAGCACTCAGCGCACAAGGCTTAACAGGCGGCATGCTAACCCAAAAACCCATCATCCTAAAAAGCACCATACCCGATTTTTGCTGGCCTGAAAAGAAAAAAGTGGTCTATCTTGATGGCATACCAGTGCACAAAAAAGACAAACAACTTGAACATGACGAGGAAGTAACAGATTTGCTTGAACTGCAAGGCTGGGATGTGCTGCGAATCCGCTACGACCCGCCGTTGACAGAGAAGGAATGCGCAAAAGTTATTGCTCAAATTAAGAAGTTCATCAATTTTGATGAAGAAGAAATAGAGTAG
- a CDS encoding YbhB/YbcL family Raf kinase inhibitor-like protein, whose amino-acid sequence MEALTVKSKAFEHGKQIPPKYTCDQTGTSPPLSISGVPKTSKSLTLIMDDPDAPSGTFVHWIIWNIPPQTSEINEDTAPGVEGLNSGGEIGYTPPCPPYGTHRYVFKIYALDCELALSKKSNKQDLEAALQGHVIAKAELLGLYSR is encoded by the coding sequence ATGGAAGCCTTAACAGTAAAAAGCAAAGCCTTCGAGCATGGCAAACAAATTCCGCCAAAATACACCTGCGACCAAACCGGCACCAGCCCCCCGCTGTCAATATCTGGCGTACCCAAAACCTCCAAGTCACTGACGCTGATAATGGATGACCCCGACGCGCCGTCAGGAACGTTTGTGCACTGGATAATATGGAACATCCCGCCGCAAACAAGCGAAATCAATGAGGACACCGCACCGGGTGTTGAGGGCTTAAACAGTGGCGGCGAAATAGGTTACACTCCACCGTGTCCGCCATATGGAACGCATCGTTACGTCTTTAAAATCTACGCGCTGGACTGCGAACTCGCCCTAAGCAAGAAATCGAATAAGCAGGATTTGGAGGCTGCCCTGCAAGGACACGTAATCGCAAAAGCCGAACTATTAGGACTTTATAGTAGATAA
- a CDS encoding ABC transporter ATP-binding protein — MSAPAVELKGVTKRYNELVAVNNINLTINKGEIFALLGPNGSGKSTTLKMLMGLVKADGGSVVVLGLDPQRDSVEVKKLVGYVPESPAIYEFLTGLEYLDFIGDIYGMQADEKQQRITEYLKALQLEGREGDMINSYSDGMKKKISLISAFLHKPKLLILDEPLNALDPRSARIVKDFINELKRQGVTTILSTHVLEIAEAVCDRIAIMYKGNILALGNMTELRERASLPSSGLEDIFLKLTGTEDLRAVVEELVK, encoded by the coding sequence ATGAGCGCACCTGCTGTTGAATTGAAAGGCGTCACCAAACGCTATAATGAATTGGTTGCAGTAAACAACATCAACCTAACCATTAACAAAGGCGAAATTTTTGCACTTTTAGGTCCTAACGGTTCAGGAAAATCAACTACCCTGAAAATGCTTATGGGACTAGTGAAAGCGGATGGCGGCTCTGTTGTAGTTTTAGGTTTAGACCCCCAGCGGGACTCTGTAGAAGTAAAAAAGCTTGTCGGGTATGTTCCTGAATCCCCCGCAATCTATGAGTTTTTGACGGGACTTGAGTATTTGGATTTTATCGGTGACATTTACGGCATGCAGGCAGATGAGAAACAGCAGCGCATCACCGAGTACCTAAAAGCCCTGCAATTGGAAGGCAGAGAAGGCGACATGATTAACAGTTACAGTGACGGCATGAAAAAGAAAATCAGCCTCATCTCAGCTTTTTTACATAAACCCAAACTTCTTATCCTTGACGAACCCTTAAACGCGCTGGACCCAAGAAGCGCACGTATAGTCAAAGATTTCATAAACGAGCTTAAACGTCAAGGGGTAACCACAATCCTCTCAACTCATGTGCTAGAAATCGCTGAGGCAGTATGCGACCGCATAGCCATAATGTACAAAGGGAACATACTCGCACTGGGCAACATGACTGAGCTGCGTGAACGGGCAAGCTTGCCAAGTTCAGGTCTTGAAGACATATTCCTCAAACTTACAGGAACCGAGGACTTACGCGCAGTTGTCGAGGAACTTGTCAAATGA
- a CDS encoding DUF1972 domain-containing protein: protein MKLRLFKFLNLSTVFSNSSSSDLNAKEHQKKIRVAILGSRGIPAEYGGYETITQELSLGLVQKGFKVSVTCESKDFTIKHGTYKDVNLMYFPVITSLRNLSEPAVYDALSVFWATFNADIIYMLAYTSVPVLILPRLFGKVVVVNPDGLEWKRRKYSYALRFLLRSFEVLTLKIAHYIVVDSKVLCTYYQKAYKAPTVYIPYGTREIPPLDSTFLKKYNLEKNQYYLVIARLEPENNIDIIIEEYLKSNSDKKLVIVGPLKKTTYVKKLLKSKSDRVFFLGGIYEPKVQRMLRHNCFVYIHGHEVGGTNPTLVEALSCHNLIIALDVSFNREVAGIGALYFNKTSGNLAKIIKKIEKIDTDKLNQMKQQVYEKYKIGYSVDGMVEVCAKSFHNFSNGHHAD, encoded by the coding sequence TTGAAATTGCGTCTATTCAAATTTTTAAATCTGTCTACTGTTTTTTCTAATTCAAGCTCCAGTGATCTAAACGCAAAGGAGCACCAAAAAAAGATTAGGGTTGCGATCTTGGGTTCCCGGGGGATTCCAGCTGAATATGGTGGATATGAAACGATAACTCAAGAGTTAAGTCTGGGGTTGGTTCAGAAAGGCTTCAAAGTATCGGTAACCTGTGAATCTAAAGATTTTACAATAAAACATGGAACATACAAAGATGTTAACTTGATGTATTTTCCAGTTATCACTTCTTTGAGAAATCTTTCTGAACCTGCAGTTTATGATGCACTTTCAGTTTTTTGGGCAACTTTTAATGCAGATATAATATACATGTTAGCATACACTTCTGTACCCGTTCTAATTTTGCCTAGGCTTTTTGGTAAAGTTGTTGTTGTGAATCCTGACGGTTTAGAATGGAAGAGACGAAAATACAGTTATGCATTAAGATTCTTGCTTCGATCATTTGAGGTTCTTACCCTAAAAATAGCCCATTATATTGTTGTCGACTCAAAAGTCCTTTGTACTTACTACCAGAAGGCATACAAGGCTCCCACAGTCTACATACCATACGGCACCCGTGAAATCCCCCCTTTGGATTCAACCTTCTTAAAGAAATATAATCTTGAGAAGAATCAATACTATCTAGTAATAGCTCGACTAGAGCCCGAAAACAATATTGACATAATAATTGAGGAATACCTAAAATCAAATTCAGACAAAAAACTGGTTATCGTTGGTCCATTAAAAAAAACCACATATGTTAAAAAACTTTTGAAGTCAAAATCTGATAGGGTTTTCTTTTTAGGCGGCATATACGAGCCTAAAGTGCAAAGGATGCTGAGACATAATTGTTTTGTATACATACATGGTCACGAAGTAGGAGGAACTAACCCGACGCTCGTCGAAGCTTTGAGTTGTCATAACTTAATAATTGCTCTAGATGTTTCATTTAACAGGGAAGTAGCCGGAATAGGCGCACTATATTTTAATAAAACCTCTGGGAATCTTGCCAAAATAATAAAAAAGATTGAAAAAATAGACACTGATAAACTCAATCAGATGAAACAGCAAGTATATGAGAAATACAAAATTGGCTACTCAGTAGATGGTATGGTTGAAGTCTGCGCAAAATCATTCCATAATTTCTCCAATGGCCATCACGCTGACTAA
- a CDS encoding class I SAM-dependent methyltransferase, giving the protein MEQELNLSSNTASLEPCLLDIGCGTGSLTEKIIEIYDLNTVGIDITNLFSAKDKAPYIVGSSCMLPFKGQSFRFCSAFSLIEHIPEDYRKQFFEEVKAILKKDGLFIIQLPNRYFPIEHHSFLPFVGYLPSRLHGLFYYDYVSVPSRNETIKELTKSGFIIVKNVNYGVPTSKASGHLLALRNVFFKILPFGFIIVAKVKHD; this is encoded by the coding sequence GTGGAGCAAGAACTTAACCTATCCAGTAATACTGCTTCATTAGAACCCTGCTTGCTTGACATTGGCTGCGGGACAGGTAGCTTAACGGAAAAAATCATTGAAATATATGACCTCAACACAGTTGGTATTGATATAACTAACCTTTTTAGCGCCAAGGATAAAGCACCCTACATAGTAGGTAGCAGTTGTATGTTGCCTTTCAAAGGGCAATCTTTTCGTTTCTGCAGCGCTTTTAGTTTGATAGAACACATACCTGAAGACTATCGGAAACAATTTTTTGAAGAAGTAAAAGCAATATTGAAAAAAGATGGTCTTTTCATCATACAATTGCCTAACCGATATTTTCCTATCGAGCACCATTCATTTCTTCCATTTGTTGGCTATTTGCCGTCCAGATTACATGGCTTGTTTTATTATGATTATGTCAGTGTTCCTTCAAGAAATGAAACAATAAAGGAATTAACAAAAAGTGGCTTCATTATTGTAAAAAATGTTAACTACGGCGTCCCAACTTCTAAGGCTTCTGGGCATCTTCTTGCATTAAGAAATGTCTTTTTCAAAATTCTCCCTTTCGGTTTCATTATTGTGGCAAAAGTTAAGCATGATTAA
- a CDS encoding OsmC family protein gives MNFEGVATWESGTECSLSVKGKQIATVSPPPSFGGKEGYCSPEDVFAAALASCMNTLFLLIAKNSQLGLKSLETKAKLKMHVEGMEKLIFTDVHFVMDVGLEKDGEHERKKATMVYGMAQKICPIRQSWGEAVPISFELNFK, from the coding sequence ATGAATTTTGAAGGAGTAGCCACTTGGGAAAGCGGCACCGAATGCAGCCTATCCGTGAAAGGAAAACAAATAGCCACAGTAAGCCCGCCGCCATCGTTTGGAGGAAAAGAAGGCTACTGTAGCCCCGAAGATGTATTCGCCGCCGCACTCGCGTCCTGTATGAACACGCTGTTTTTGTTGATAGCTAAAAATTCGCAGTTGGGACTGAAAAGTTTGGAAACTAAGGCTAAGTTGAAGATGCATGTGGAGGGCATGGAGAAATTGATTTTCACTGATGTGCACTTTGTTATGGATGTGGGCTTGGAGAAAGATGGCGAGCATGAACGCAAAAAAGCAACTATGGTTTATGGCATGGCACAGAAGATTTGTCCGATTCGGCAGTCTTGGGGTGAGGCAGTGCCAATCAGTTTTGAGTTAAACTTTAAGTAA